GAGTGTAACCTGTTTGTGTAGCTAATTTAACCTAGCTAAGTTCCTCAGCGCGAGCTTGCCGGACGGAGTCCACCCACCTGGCGTACAGCCTGGAGGAACTTGTCGTAGCTCTTGCCGCTGATTTCTACCACCTTCTCACAAGACGCTTTACTGTCGGGGCGACAGTCGTAGATATAAACCGAGAGGCTGTCGGTCGAGCTCTCTGCTCGGGAAACTCCCGAGTCCGCCAtgtttctcctctcctctcctctccgaTGTTTCTGAtgtttcctcctcctccccGGGCAGATGTACCAACGCCGAGGCGCCTAAACGTCCCAGCAGAGCGAAACCCGGACAGAGGCGCGTCACCGCTCCGCTTCCGACATGTCTGCCTGCTGGTCGCGCAGGCCCGTGTGTtctcgctgctgctgctgctgttagtCAGACTCTCCAGCGGCCTCACTCTTTCACTTCTCAACACTTCTCCCCCTCGCGCGGCTGCACCATGTGATTCTGCAACTGTTTTGTCAGTCGCCACGCGCCCGTTTCAGTCGGACTCGCCAAATCGTCTCACAGCCAAAACAGTCCGTGTTTATCCAGTAACTCCGTCACAGCGGCAGGATTTTATACACTATCATACTAAACGATATTATAAATGCTTTCGTTATTgacatttaataaacaaaatgttaaagTGAAGTGAACGgatgaaatatttcattttttcacagtaaaagtaaaatcgCAACTGGCAACCCTATTCTGGCGCCAAACATTCTTGTGCATTTTCTGGTACCCTGCCGTACATTAAACGCCACGCGTTTAAAAGTCTAAATGAGAAACCACCGGGTTATTTTTGATCCAGCTGAACAACTGAAATTCTTGACACTTACTACAAAATTAGAGACAAAACCAATTACTTTATGGATGATGACCGTGGGAAATTCTGTTTGTTCATCCTAACTGCTGGCAACCCAAAcattgtcaaaataaaagccctcaCCCTACGCCCCATAAAGCCTTTTTTCCGTGGGTGAAGAACATGTGTACATTGTTCACTGAGGTTCGTTTTCATTTACAAGTgtacagaaaagaaaatcacaCGCGGCAAGACTATTCTGATTTGCTACACTTGCTACTGAGACTTactcttaatttttttttttccttcaaccAATACAAATGGGCCTGTCCCAGTTGTGTGGGTAGAcctgcaattaaaaaaaacaaactggcaGGTGCTCATCTACATAGTCTTGCAAATATGTATTGTGTTAAAGAGGCTTTCATTAGCGTCAGAATTACCCCagctttaaaaataatgtaaaccaTTAAACGTTTCTGTTGATCCCTGGTGGTGTTTAGTGGTCATTAATGGCAATGGTAGGTGGGTTTACTCGTTTACTCCCAACCACCCACCCCAATCATATTATTATGTATGTAAGAAATAAGAGTGATtcaatttttacttttaatatttaaataaaatattaaacaagaaatttaaaaaatgctttcatcgttcattttaatgaagaaaaagattCAGTTCACATTCACATTAAACAAGTTATAATTAACTATAAATAGGGGAGATACAACGAGGAATTTTCTGGACTTcgtctatataaataaaatgaaacatttacaaaacatttgttaatttttattattatcattaataataataataataataataatcgcgATTTGCTGACAGTGGAGAAAAGCACCCTATGATATGCGCATAAGCTGCGTTTCTTGGGCGCACCCTTGTCGCtgtaaagctctgctgctgtgTTGTGTCATGGCGTCGCGCTGCAGCGGCCTGTCCGGTTTTATTGCTTTACAGATCTCACTTCGGTGCTTCTTAAATGGCTGTCTTGTTCGCGAATGATCGCGGGTGGCTGCTGGACTCCTGTTCTCTCATAAACGAAGGTTTAGAGCGCTGTTTTAGTGTAAAGAAGGGCTTCTTCAGGTGCCGCTTCAGCAAACGCTACTACAGCCTGTCCCGGCCTCGCGTGGCGGGCAGAGGCGGGTCTGACGCGCTGAGCGGCGGTGGTCTGTTAAACACGGAGGCGCCCGAGAGAGACCACCTGCAGGCACGCAAGGTAACGGCAGCAAGCTCTTCCTCCAGGCTGCTCCAGCTTGACGGACAGTACCACACTTGTTCGTAGGTGCACGGACTTGCTGCCTAGTGTGTTTTCCTTCACTCCGTCTCTCTTGCAGAAAAGGAAGCGGAAACGGAGTGATCTCAATCAGGGGGAGTTGGACGCTGAAGCCTTCCATGAAAAggtaaggtgttttttttttgatgacaGAGCTAAAAGAAGCcttttaacataattttaacgttattttaaaggggaatgccaccATTTACAAAGtgtctgcatgattaaaaggttaaaTGCAGTGAAAGTTATTCATAGTGGTCTTAGGTGAGACGCTCTGTTCTAAAGAAATGTACAAGGGAAAAAAAGTGACAGAATGGAAACCCCCAAAGCCTTTAAAGGCTCTAAAACTACATCACAAAGTTGTTACGTGAAATGGCTTCAAATGCACGGCCCAAAGCCTCCTTTTACGACAGTTTTGAGAGAAGTGGAGTGTTCGCTGCTATGACAAGAGATTTTTCAGCTGTTGTCGGCCACAGCCACACCGTACATAAGCAACGCTTTCCTCTGTCTAACAGCTCGTTCTCTACCTattcagatctctctctctgaacacatacacacaccgcTGGGGTGGTTCCTACACCCGTCCTCTACAATAAAAGTCCATAACCCCAGTAACAAAAATCATATAACACCATGAAAATATCTCTATTGGTACAACCCTGTTATTTTGATAATCTAATCcggctctctgtctctctctcttttttgtacAACAGTTTAGGTTGTTGGTTCTGGAGGGCAGTCAGCCTCTCATTCAGGCTGGACATCACTGCGGTTACCTAACAGAAGCTTTACATACAGAGCCAACTAAACAACCACCAGGTCATGTGTGCCAGCTGGCTGCTCTGTGTgacatggccaagcagctgcttCCAGTGGAGGATGCTGGTACAGTATCTGTCCAGGCTGTTAAGGGACATGCAGATTTGGATTCACACCTTGATCTGTTCTCACACCTTACAGAAAACAGCTATAGCTCTGCACGGGAGGTCACGCTAATGGGAGAGATTTATTTTCTGCCTCCCCGCAGCCGCTTCCTGTTGTCTGATTTCACACGCTTAGAGCCACTGGTCAACAGTAAGATCCACCTTCTATTTTTTTATGGACTGAACATTGCAATACCAGAACTAGGCCTTTTAAGCTTGATCATGTGCTTTGACAacaaatgtagtttttttggtaaaa
This window of the Pygocentrus nattereri isolate fPygNat1 chromosome 2, fPygNat1.pri, whole genome shotgun sequence genome carries:
- the mettl4 gene encoding N(6)-adenine-specific methyltransferase METTL4 isoform X2; translated protein: MAVLFANDRGWLLDSCSLINEGLERCFSVKKGFFRCRFSKRYYSLSRPRVAGRGGSDALSGGGLLNTEAPERDHLQARKKRKRKRSDLNQGELDAEAFHEKFRLLVLEGSQPLIQAGHHCGYLTEALHTEPTKQPPGHVCQLAALCDMAKQLLPVEDAGTVSVQAVKGHADLDSHLDLFSHLTENSYSSAREVTLMGEIYFLPPRSRFLLSDFTRLEPLVNSGEKFDLIVLDPPWENKSVKRSKRYGFLPSSQLKQLPVPVMSAAGCVVVTWVTNRPRHLRFVREELYPYWGVKLIAEWLWVKVTQTGEFVFPLDSPHKKPYEVLFLGRFCANSDSTTSCAETLH
- the mettl4 gene encoding N(6)-adenine-specific methyltransferase METTL4 isoform X1, which produces MAVLFANDRGWLLDSCSLINEGLERCFSVKKGFFRCRFSKRYYSLSRPRVAGRGGSDALSGGGLLNTEAPERDHLQARKKRKRKRSDLNQGELDAEAFHEKFRLLVLEGSQPLIQAGHHCGYLTEALHTEPTKQPPGHVCQLAALCDMAKQLLPVEDAGTVSVQAVKGHADLDSHLDLFSHLTENSYSSAREVTLMGEIYFLPPRSRFLLSDFTRLEPLVNSGEKFDLIVLDPPWENKSVKRSKRYGFLPSSQLKQLPVPVMSAAGCVVVTWVTNRPRHLRFVREELYPYWGVKLIAEWLWVKVTQTGEFVFPLDSPHKKPYEVLFLGRFCANSDSTTRPEECEIPDQRLIISIPSALHSQKPSLSAVLRPYIRHNAKCLEMFARSLQPDWTSWGNEVIKFQHNSYFTTESMDSERDALTDSSDTNQQVDAGTADTAAQQ